A single genomic interval of Amycolatopsis albispora harbors:
- a CDS encoding 2-hydroxyacid dehydrogenase produces MRILAAGDEFVGTELLKHAVRAELGTEPVFSELSLPWPVVPFGPVGGVNEASGTEEQVIEALAGAEVAVTQMAPFTKAVFAAAPQLKMVSVSRGGPVNVDLRAATEAGVAVTYAPGRNAAAAAEFAVGMILAAMRRLATSSAELLGGTWRGDYYAYDKAGIELEGSTVGLVGYGAIGSRVTKVLAAFGARVLVSDPYADPAAIKADGAAPVELDELLRSSQVVSLHARLTEETHHLINAEKLALLPHGAVLVNTARGGLLDYAPLPELLRSGKLGALGLDVYDVEPPPADWALRDAPNVIATPHLAGASRQTAERAARIVAAEVGRYARGERLAHVANPEVLG; encoded by the coding sequence GTGCGCATTCTCGCCGCAGGAGACGAGTTCGTCGGCACCGAGCTGCTCAAGCACGCGGTGCGCGCCGAGCTGGGCACCGAGCCGGTGTTCAGCGAGCTGTCGCTGCCCTGGCCGGTGGTGCCGTTCGGCCCGGTCGGCGGGGTGAACGAGGCCAGCGGCACCGAGGAGCAGGTGATCGAGGCGCTGGCGGGAGCCGAGGTCGCGGTCACCCAGATGGCGCCGTTCACCAAAGCCGTGTTCGCCGCCGCGCCGCAGCTGAAAATGGTGTCGGTGAGCCGGGGCGGTCCGGTGAACGTGGACCTGCGCGCGGCCACCGAGGCCGGGGTCGCGGTGACCTACGCGCCCGGCCGCAACGCCGCGGCGGCGGCGGAGTTCGCCGTCGGCATGATCTTGGCCGCCATGCGGCGGCTGGCCACCTCCTCGGCCGAGCTGCTCGGCGGGACCTGGCGCGGGGACTACTACGCCTACGACAAGGCCGGGATCGAGCTGGAAGGCAGCACGGTCGGACTGGTCGGCTACGGCGCGATCGGTTCGCGGGTGACGAAGGTGCTGGCCGCCTTCGGCGCCAGGGTGCTGGTGTCCGACCCGTACGCCGACCCGGCCGCGATCAAGGCCGACGGCGCGGCGCCGGTCGAGCTGGACGAACTGCTGCGGTCGAGCCAGGTGGTCAGCCTGCACGCCCGGCTCACCGAGGAGACCCACCACCTGATCAACGCGGAGAAGCTGGCCCTGCTGCCGCACGGCGCGGTGCTGGTCAACACCGCGCGCGGCGGGCTGCTGGACTACGCGCCGCTGCCCGAGCTGCTGCGTTCCGGGAAGCTGGGCGCGCTCGGGCTGGACGTGTACGACGTGGAGCCGCCGCCAGCCGACTGGGCGCTGCGGGACGCGCCGAATGTGATCGCCACCCCGCACCTGGCCGGAGCGAGCAGGCAGACCGCGGAGCGCGCGGCCCGCATCGTGGCGGCCGAGGTCGGCCGGTACGCCCGCGGGGAGCGCCTCGCGCACGTGGCCAATCCCGAAGTGCTCGGCTGA
- a CDS encoding FGGY-family carbohydrate kinase → MAGRIIGVDIGTSLTKAVVFDDAGVSIVDACAPSEVHHLPGGRVEQDLEQVIGTVATVVREVTARLDEPVAALALTGQGDGLWLRDAEGRPVRPALSWLDGRANSLVAKWQAEGVAREIYRRTGSGVFPGCHAPLLSYLDKHEPESLDRAAVAGYCVDAVVQRLTGEITVDVSDASLPFLDPVTRQYDEGAIEACGLGHRRGLLVEPAPGRSVFRLNRTGAELLGLPVGLPVTAGPFDLPASAIGAGVREPGDGILTAGTTLACQVLTRDVTWDREGEPAGMFLATPAEADYLRAMPAMVGTAGIDWICGLLGIGVEQIGGLLAESTPGAGRVRALPFLSASGERAPFVDASARAQFAGLSLESTRADLVRALCESIAYAARHCFEAAGLSGTLYACGGGVRSAEWTQIFADVLGRPIVIPGDPGVGARGAVLTAAESLGQPFDVELWAANSRTVRVRPENADVYQQGYREYTESLESARALWRL, encoded by the coding sequence ATGGCCGGTCGCATCATCGGAGTGGACATCGGCACCTCGCTGACCAAGGCGGTGGTGTTCGACGACGCCGGGGTGTCCATTGTGGACGCGTGCGCCCCGTCGGAGGTGCACCACCTGCCCGGCGGGCGGGTGGAACAGGACCTGGAGCAGGTGATCGGCACCGTGGCCACGGTGGTCCGCGAGGTCACGGCGCGGCTGGACGAGCCGGTCGCGGCGCTGGCGCTCACCGGCCAGGGCGACGGGCTGTGGCTGCGTGACGCCGAGGGGCGCCCGGTGCGGCCCGCGTTGTCCTGGCTGGACGGGCGAGCGAACTCGCTGGTGGCCAAGTGGCAGGCCGAAGGGGTGGCCAGGGAGATCTACCGGCGCACCGGCTCCGGCGTGTTCCCCGGCTGCCACGCGCCACTGCTGTCCTATTTGGACAAACATGAGCCGGAGTCGCTGGACCGCGCCGCGGTGGCCGGGTACTGCGTGGACGCCGTGGTGCAGCGGCTGACCGGCGAGATCACCGTCGACGTCTCCGATGCCTCCCTGCCCTTCCTCGACCCGGTGACCAGGCAGTACGACGAAGGCGCCATCGAAGCCTGCGGGCTCGGGCACCGGCGTGGCCTGCTGGTCGAGCCCGCCCCCGGCCGCTCGGTGTTCCGGCTGAACCGGACCGGTGCCGAACTGCTCGGCCTGCCGGTCGGGCTGCCGGTCACCGCCGGGCCGTTCGACCTGCCGGCCAGCGCCATCGGCGCCGGGGTGCGCGAACCGGGTGACGGCATCCTGACCGCGGGCACCACGCTCGCCTGCCAGGTGCTCACCAGGGACGTCACCTGGGATCGCGAGGGCGAACCGGCTGGCATGTTCCTGGCCACCCCGGCCGAGGCCGACTACCTCCGCGCGATGCCCGCGATGGTCGGCACCGCGGGCATCGACTGGATCTGCGGGTTGCTGGGCATCGGCGTCGAGCAGATCGGCGGGCTGCTCGCGGAGAGCACCCCGGGCGCCGGGCGGGTGCGGGCCCTGCCGTTCCTGTCCGCGTCCGGGGAGCGCGCTCCGTTTGTCGACGCCTCGGCTCGCGCGCAGTTCGCCGGGCTGAGCCTGGAGAGCACCCGTGCCGATCTCGTGCGCGCGCTGTGCGAGTCGATCGCTTACGCGGCAAGGCATTGCTTCGAGGCCGCCGGGCTGTCCGGCACGCTGTACGCGTGTGGTGGCGGCGTGCGCTCGGCCGAATGGACGCAGATCTTCGCGGACGTGCTGGGCCGCCCGATCGTCATTCCCGGTGACCCGGGCGTCGGCGCGCGGGGCGCGGTGCTGACCGCGGCGGAATCGCTCGGGCAGCCCTTCGATGTGGAACTCTGGGCAGCGAACTCGCGCACCGTGCGGGTGCGCCCGGAAAACGCCGACGTCTACCAGCAGGGGTACCGCGAGTACACCGAATCGCTGGAGTCGGCCCGAGCTTTGTGGAGGCTGTAG
- a CDS encoding class II aldolase/adducin family protein produces the protein MLLADERAQVCEYARRLTADGLVVGTSGNISVRVGEHVAVTPTGVAYEDLRPADVPVVALDGSPVDGELRPTSELPMHLTIYRRAEDPDGAPVTAVVHTHSAHATAVSTLVDEVPPIHYMLASIGPTARVAEYATYGTEALAEAMLTALDGRRGCLLANHGTVTYGDGLSAAYHRAQQLEWCCQVWLLARSAGAPAVLPKYEVERVADKLRTYGQP, from the coding sequence ATGCTGCTCGCCGACGAGCGCGCCCAGGTGTGCGAGTACGCGCGGCGGCTGACCGCGGACGGGCTCGTGGTCGGGACGTCGGGGAACATCTCGGTGCGGGTGGGTGAGCACGTCGCGGTGACGCCGACCGGCGTGGCCTACGAGGACCTGCGCCCGGCCGACGTGCCGGTGGTCGCGCTGGACGGCTCACCCGTCGACGGTGAACTGCGGCCGACCAGCGAGCTGCCGATGCACCTGACCATCTACCGGCGCGCCGAAGATCCCGACGGCGCGCCGGTCACCGCGGTCGTGCACACCCATTCCGCCCACGCGACCGCGGTGTCCACGCTGGTGGACGAGGTGCCGCCGATCCACTACATGCTGGCGTCGATCGGCCCGACCGCGCGGGTGGCCGAGTACGCCACCTACGGCACCGAGGCCCTCGCGGAGGCCATGCTCACCGCGCTGGACGGTCGCCGTGGCTGCCTGCTGGCGAACCACGGCACCGTCACCTACGGCGACGGCCTGTCCGCCGCCTACCACCGGGCGCAGCAACTGGAATGGTGCTGCCAGGTCTGGCTGCTCGCCCGCTCGGCCGGTGCCCCCGCGGTCCTCCCGAAATACGAAGTGGAACGCGTCGCCGACAAGCTCCGGACCTACGGCCAGCCCTGA
- a CDS encoding SDR family NAD(P)-dependent oxidoreductase, producing the protein MELQDQRALVTGATSGIGRATVKTLAREGATVIVTGRNAEGGAKVVAEIEADGGRASFIAADMADLDSVRRLAAEVGDVDVLVNNAGIFPFAPTLEQDVPDFDAMFDVNVRAPYFLTAALVPKMLAKGAGSIINVTSIAASVGMPDSSVYGASKAALESLTRTWAAEFRGSGVRVNNLSPGPVHTEKVLAQNGDLVAELGRTTLLGRTAAPEEIAEVVLFLASPRSSYLTGTTITADGGAVAV; encoded by the coding sequence ATGGAACTCCAGGACCAGCGCGCGCTTGTCACCGGTGCCACCAGCGGAATCGGCCGCGCGACGGTGAAGACCCTCGCCCGTGAGGGCGCCACCGTGATCGTCACCGGCCGCAACGCCGAGGGCGGCGCGAAGGTCGTCGCCGAGATCGAAGCCGACGGCGGCCGGGCGAGCTTCATCGCCGCCGACATGGCCGACCTCGACTCGGTGCGACGACTGGCCGCCGAGGTCGGCGACGTGGACGTCCTGGTCAACAACGCGGGCATCTTCCCGTTCGCGCCGACGCTCGAGCAGGATGTGCCCGACTTCGACGCGATGTTCGACGTGAACGTGCGGGCGCCGTACTTCCTCACCGCGGCGCTGGTGCCGAAAATGCTCGCGAAGGGCGCCGGCAGCATCATCAACGTCACCTCGATCGCCGCCTCCGTCGGCATGCCGGACTCGTCGGTCTACGGCGCCAGCAAGGCGGCCTTGGAATCGTTGACCCGCACCTGGGCGGCCGAGTTCAGGGGCTCGGGAGTACGCGTGAACAACCTCTCGCCGGGCCCGGTGCACACCGAAAAGGTGCTCGCGCAGAACGGCGACCTGGTGGCGGAACTCGGCCGCACCACCCTGCTCGGCCGCACCGCCGCGCCCGAGGAGATCGCCGAGGTGGTCCTGTTCCTCGCCTCGCCGCGGTCGAGCTATCTCACCGGCACCACCATCACCGCCGACGGCGGCGCCGTCGCGGTGTAG
- a CDS encoding ArsR/SmtB family transcription factor — translation MRQPAHPEVDELKLTEVMAALGDPLRVGLVRLLSDGVERNFGELRAPVAKSTLSHHLKVLRAAGITCSRGEGTRCYVRLRRDDLETRFPQLLDAVLAAAADEGVGEHVGLNSTPTPDGCA, via the coding sequence ATGCGGCAGCCAGCACATCCCGAGGTCGACGAGCTGAAGCTGACCGAGGTGATGGCCGCGCTCGGCGACCCGCTGCGCGTCGGCCTGGTGCGGTTGCTGTCCGACGGGGTGGAGCGCAACTTCGGCGAGCTGCGCGCGCCGGTCGCCAAGTCGACATTGAGCCACCACCTCAAGGTGCTCCGCGCGGCGGGCATCACCTGCAGCCGCGGCGAAGGCACCCGCTGCTACGTCCGGCTGCGCCGCGACGACCTCGAAACCCGCTTCCCGCAACTGCTCGACGCAGTGCTGGCCGCGGCGGCGGACGAGGGCGTCGGCGAGCACGTCGGGCTGAACAGCACGCCGACGCCGGACGGCTGCGCCTGA
- a CDS encoding helix-turn-helix domain-containing protein, protein MSRESSHRVVAIVDDGSNPFELGVATELFGLRRPELDRPWYEFGLCAAEPSIRMHEGFFTLSGVRGLDAVDEAGTVIAPNRPDPESAPDPRVLDAIRRAHRRGARLMSFCTGTFTLAAAGVLDGRRAVTHWRWASVFTERFPDVELAPDVLFVHDGNVLTAAGSAAALDLGLYVIRQDHGAEIANAVSRRLVFAAHRDGGQQQFIERPVPEVPDASLAPVLAWAQEHLDQPLTIGDLAAFAAVSPATLHRWFRAELGTTPLAWLTGERVSLACRLIERGEQRLELVARASGLGTASNLRAQIRRRTGLTPTAYRRRFSTLTA, encoded by the coding sequence ATGTCGCGTGAATCCTCGCATCGAGTGGTCGCCATCGTCGACGACGGGTCGAACCCGTTCGAACTGGGCGTGGCCACCGAGCTGTTCGGGCTGCGACGGCCGGAACTGGACCGGCCGTGGTACGAGTTCGGGCTGTGCGCGGCCGAGCCGTCGATCCGCATGCACGAGGGATTCTTCACGCTGTCCGGGGTGCGCGGCCTCGACGCCGTGGACGAGGCGGGCACGGTGATCGCGCCGAACCGACCCGATCCCGAATCCGCGCCCGACCCGCGGGTGCTCGACGCGATCCGCCGCGCGCACCGGCGCGGCGCCCGGCTGATGAGCTTCTGCACCGGCACGTTCACGCTCGCCGCGGCGGGTGTGCTCGACGGGCGGCGTGCCGTCACGCACTGGCGCTGGGCCTCGGTTTTCACCGAGCGCTTCCCCGACGTGGAACTCGCGCCGGACGTGCTCTTCGTGCACGACGGCAACGTGCTCACCGCCGCCGGGAGCGCCGCCGCGCTCGACCTCGGCCTGTACGTGATCCGCCAGGACCACGGTGCCGAGATCGCGAACGCGGTCAGCCGGCGCCTGGTGTTCGCCGCGCACCGGGACGGTGGGCAGCAGCAGTTCATCGAACGCCCGGTGCCCGAGGTCCCCGACGCCTCGCTGGCGCCGGTGCTCGCCTGGGCACAGGAACACCTCGACCAGCCGCTGACCATCGGTGACCTGGCCGCCTTCGCCGCGGTCAGCCCAGCGACGCTGCACCGCTGGTTCCGGGCGGAACTCGGCACGACGCCGCTGGCCTGGCTGACCGGCGAGCGGGTTTCGCTGGCCTGCCGCCTGATCGAACGCGGGGAGCAGCGGCTGGAACTGGTCGCGCGGGCGAGCGGGCTGGGCACGGCGTCGAACCTGCGGGCCCAGATCCGCCGCCGGACCGGGCTCACGCCGACGGCCTACCGCCGCCGGTTCAGCACGCTCACCGCCTGA
- a CDS encoding cupin domain-containing protein has protein sequence MSKQPISLDEALAGFDQVWSPRIVAFVNDYDVRVAKFAGEHVWHVHEHTDEFFLVLDGEIRIALRDGEEREVVLPKGSAFVVPRGVYHKPSSVDGASVLLFEPTGTLSVGDEHDPVPEHVDTTTGHVVA, from the coding sequence ATGAGCAAGCAGCCGATCTCCCTCGACGAGGCGCTGGCGGGTTTCGACCAGGTGTGGAGCCCGCGGATCGTCGCCTTTGTCAACGACTACGACGTGCGCGTGGCCAAGTTCGCCGGTGAGCACGTGTGGCACGTCCACGAGCACACCGACGAGTTCTTCCTGGTGCTGGACGGAGAAATCCGCATCGCCCTGCGCGACGGCGAGGAACGCGAAGTCGTGCTGCCAAAGGGATCCGCGTTCGTCGTGCCGCGCGGGGTGTACCACAAACCGTCCTCAGTGGACGGTGCTTCGGTCCTGCTGTTCGAACCGACCGGCACCCTCTCCGTCGGCGACGAGCACGACCCGGTCCCCGAGCACGTCGACACCACCACCGGTCACGTCGTGGCCTGA
- a CDS encoding TDT family transporter — MTSTLTRPAPVVCAPAFGPNWFASIMGTGIVATAAATLPLQFPGLRTAATLVWAVAAVLLVVVCGVALARLRRSYADDPVMAQFWGAPPMALCTVGSGALLLGKDWIGLDAALAIDWTLWTIGTAFGLGTAIWVPVKMMTTQQVRAAHTFAGWLMPVVPPMVSASGGALLAPHLPPDLRPAMVVGCYAMFGVSLFATLCLLPQIWQQLVLGRADNVPTSWIVLGPLGQSITAANLLAGPAAEALPAPYGQAAVAFGLLYGVPTLGFALVWSAIAASLTLRAARRGLPFTLSWWSFTFPVGTVVTGASALFTRVHTGLFAVVAVAGYAALVTAWLTVAPKTLRFARRQATT, encoded by the coding sequence GTGACCAGCACCTTGACCCGCCCGGCCCCCGTTGTCTGCGCGCCCGCGTTCGGCCCGAACTGGTTTGCCTCGATCATGGGCACCGGCATCGTCGCCACCGCCGCGGCGACGCTTCCGCTGCAGTTCCCCGGCCTGCGCACGGCCGCCACCCTGGTCTGGGCCGTGGCCGCGGTACTGCTGGTGGTGGTGTGCGGGGTGGCGCTGGCCCGGCTGCGGCGGTCGTACGCCGACGACCCGGTGATGGCGCAGTTCTGGGGCGCGCCGCCGATGGCGCTGTGCACGGTCGGCTCCGGCGCACTGCTGCTCGGCAAGGACTGGATCGGCCTGGACGCCGCACTGGCCATCGACTGGACACTGTGGACGATCGGCACGGCGTTCGGGCTGGGCACGGCGATCTGGGTGCCGGTGAAGATGATGACCACGCAGCAGGTGCGCGCGGCGCACACCTTCGCCGGCTGGCTGATGCCGGTGGTGCCGCCGATGGTCTCGGCCTCCGGTGGCGCGCTGCTGGCGCCACACCTGCCGCCGGACCTCCGGCCCGCCATGGTGGTGGGCTGCTACGCGATGTTCGGGGTGAGCCTGTTCGCGACGTTGTGCCTGCTGCCGCAGATCTGGCAGCAACTGGTGCTGGGACGGGCGGACAACGTGCCCACGAGCTGGATCGTGCTGGGTCCGCTGGGCCAGTCGATCACCGCCGCGAACCTGCTGGCGGGCCCGGCCGCCGAGGCGCTGCCCGCCCCGTACGGCCAGGCCGCCGTCGCTTTTGGACTGTTGTACGGGGTACCCACGCTGGGGTTCGCGCTCGTCTGGTCGGCGATCGCCGCCTCGCTCACCCTGCGCGCCGCCCGCCGGGGCCTGCCGTTCACCCTGTCCTGGTGGAGCTTCACCTTCCCGGTCGGCACCGTGGTCACCGGGGCGAGCGCCCTGTTCACCCGAGTCCACACCGGACTTTTTGCGGTGGTTGCGGTGGCCGGGTACGCGGCCTTGGTGACGGCGTGGCTCACGGTCGCCCCCAAGACCCTGCGCTTCGCCCGCCGTCAGGCCACGACGTGA
- a CDS encoding LysR family transcriptional regulator: MPLSARVSELTSYDLLLSVAELGSIGRAARVHGMSQPAASVRLRQLEARAGVPLLERGTRGARLTTEGQLVASWAQPVLDAASDLEAGIAALRADRESHVRIAASLTVAEYLLPRWLIALKAVDPGTVVALTSGNSADVAAQVLAGAVELGFVEGPDIPDGLQAKEVARDELVLVVAPTHPWATRRRRPRAAELAATPLVSREPGSGTRQALERALRAHVGGALAEPALEVSSTTAIKAAAVGGIGPAVLSAYAVAPELAAGTLVRLPVPDLDLSRRLRAIWQAGRTPRGPTRDLLAIALQPTG; this comes from the coding sequence ATGCCTCTGTCCGCCAGGGTGAGCGAGCTGACCAGCTATGACCTGCTGCTCAGCGTGGCCGAGCTGGGCAGCATCGGCCGGGCCGCGCGGGTGCACGGCATGTCGCAGCCCGCGGCCAGCGTGCGGCTGCGGCAGCTCGAAGCCCGCGCCGGTGTGCCGCTGCTGGAACGCGGCACGCGTGGCGCGCGGCTCACCACCGAGGGGCAGCTCGTCGCGAGCTGGGCGCAGCCGGTGCTCGACGCGGCCTCGGATCTGGAGGCGGGGATCGCCGCGCTGCGGGCCGATCGCGAGAGTCACGTGCGGATCGCCGCCAGCCTGACCGTCGCCGAATACCTGCTGCCGCGCTGGCTGATCGCGCTCAAGGCGGTCGATCCGGGCACCGTGGTCGCACTGACCTCCGGCAACTCCGCCGACGTCGCGGCTCAGGTGCTCGCGGGCGCGGTGGAGCTGGGCTTCGTCGAGGGCCCCGACATCCCGGATGGCTTGCAGGCCAAGGAAGTCGCGCGTGACGAGCTGGTGCTGGTGGTCGCGCCGACGCACCCGTGGGCGACGCGCCGCCGTCGCCCACGCGCCGCCGAGCTGGCGGCCACGCCGCTGGTCAGCCGCGAACCGGGATCCGGCACCCGCCAGGCGCTGGAACGGGCTCTGCGGGCGCACGTCGGTGGTGCGCTCGCCGAGCCCGCGCTGGAGGTGTCCTCGACCACGGCGATCAAGGCGGCCGCGGTCGGCGGCATCGGGCCCGCGGTGCTCAGCGCGTACGCCGTCGCGCCGGAGCTGGCCGCGGGCACGCTGGTCCGCCTGCCGGTGCCCGACCTCGACCTGAGCCGGCGGCTGCGCGCTATTTGGCAGGCCGGCCGGACGCCGCGAGGTCCCACTCGCGATCTGCTCGCGATCGCCCTGCAACCGACCGGATGA
- a CDS encoding ABA4-like family protein → MMSNLFDLTFVLAAPFWALMILAPGWSWTRRIVSSPLVFAPPALLYLVIAVPRLAEVLPAVAQPSLTGLQELMAEPGAATLVWAHIIAFDLFVGRWMYLESRELGVHPLVMAPLLVLTILLAPIGALVWLVIRSVAGRSRADREWDLAASGRPAK, encoded by the coding sequence ATGATGTCCAACCTGTTCGACCTGACCTTCGTGCTGGCGGCGCCGTTCTGGGCGCTGATGATCCTGGCGCCGGGCTGGTCGTGGACCCGGCGGATCGTGTCGTCCCCGCTGGTGTTCGCGCCGCCCGCCCTGCTCTACCTGGTGATCGCGGTACCGCGGCTGGCCGAGGTGCTGCCCGCGGTGGCGCAGCCGTCGCTGACCGGGCTGCAGGAGCTGATGGCCGAGCCGGGCGCGGCGACGCTGGTCTGGGCGCACATCATCGCCTTCGACCTCTTTGTCGGCCGGTGGATGTACCTGGAGAGCCGCGAGCTGGGCGTGCACCCGCTGGTGATGGCGCCGCTGCTGGTGCTGACCATCCTGCTCGCCCCGATCGGCGCGTTGGTCTGGCTGGTCATCCGGTCGGTTGCAGGGCGATCGCGAGCAGATCGCGAGTGGGACCTCGCGGCGTCCGGCCGGCCTGCCAAATAG
- a CDS encoding MerR family transcriptional regulator produces MRVAELSRRTGVAVPTIKYYLREGLLPPGELTSPNQARYSEEHVRRLKLVRALLDVGGLSVAAVREVLDTMANDDKSMFNVLGKVQHNLAGQLAATEGERQETASRIAHELIERHGWQIKPGSPPLASLITALATLIELHGEDLLELLDAYADASERVAEFDIEYTRRGADRADAVERMVIGTVVGDAILSALRRLAHENEAARRLTGG; encoded by the coding sequence ATGCGCGTAGCGGAACTGAGCAGGCGGACCGGGGTGGCGGTGCCGACGATCAAGTACTACCTCCGCGAAGGCCTGCTGCCGCCCGGCGAGCTGACCAGTCCCAACCAGGCGCGGTACTCCGAGGAGCACGTCCGGCGGCTCAAGCTGGTGCGGGCGCTGCTCGACGTCGGCGGGCTGTCCGTGGCGGCGGTGCGCGAAGTGCTGGACACCATGGCGAACGACGACAAGTCGATGTTCAACGTGCTCGGCAAGGTGCAGCACAACCTGGCCGGGCAGCTCGCCGCGACCGAGGGGGAGCGGCAGGAGACGGCGAGCCGGATCGCGCACGAGCTGATCGAGCGGCACGGCTGGCAGATCAAGCCGGGCTCCCCGCCGCTGGCGTCGCTGATCACGGCGCTCGCGACGCTGATCGAACTGCACGGCGAGGACCTGCTGGAACTGCTCGACGCCTACGCCGACGCCTCCGAGCGCGTCGCCGAATTCGACATCGAGTACACCCGCCGCGGTGCCGACCGGGCCGACGCGGTGGAGCGCATGGTGATCGGGACCGTGGTGGGTGACGCGATCCTGAGCGCACTACGCCGGCTGGCCCACGAAAACGAGGCCGCTCGCCGTCTCACCGGGGGTTAA
- a CDS encoding spermidine synthase, producing MGRNRAGTPGPGQYPVRFGTAELLRDLDRANGWQLNVDGIPQSYVDLDRPSHLEFEYVRRIGDVIDCLPGLALDVLHVGGGACTLPRYVAATRPGSRQLVFEADGPLIELVREHLDLRSVPGLRVRESDGREGIASRRGDSADLVVLDAFERAAMPSKLATLESTRDIARVLRSSGTYLVNISDGPGLRFARRVVATVTSVFEHALLLAEPAILRGRRFGNLVLAASAVELPFAEVARRSASAAFPARCLADDELKSLRGKAKPLTDGEPVSAPVPPDDAFGLAGRR from the coding sequence ATGGGGCGGAACAGGGCGGGCACGCCGGGGCCGGGGCAGTACCCGGTGCGGTTCGGCACCGCGGAGCTGTTGCGGGACCTCGATCGCGCCAACGGCTGGCAGCTCAACGTCGACGGCATCCCGCAGTCCTATGTGGATCTTGACCGGCCGTCGCACCTGGAGTTCGAGTACGTGCGCCGGATCGGCGACGTGATCGACTGCCTGCCGGGGCTCGCGCTGGACGTGCTGCACGTCGGCGGCGGCGCGTGCACGCTGCCCCGGTACGTCGCGGCCACGCGGCCGGGTTCGCGCCAGCTGGTGTTCGAGGCCGACGGCCCGTTGATCGAACTGGTGCGGGAACACCTGGACTTGCGCTCGGTGCCGGGGTTGCGGGTGCGCGAGTCAGACGGCCGCGAAGGCATCGCCAGCCGCCGCGGCGATTCCGCGGATCTGGTGGTGCTGGACGCCTTCGAGCGCGCGGCCATGCCGAGCAAGCTGGCGACGCTGGAGTCCACCAGGGACATCGCGCGGGTGCTGCGATCGTCCGGTACCTACCTGGTGAACATCTCCGACGGTCCGGGGCTGCGGTTCGCCCGGCGGGTGGTCGCGACGGTGACCTCGGTGTTCGAGCACGCGCTCCTGCTGGCGGAACCGGCGATCCTGCGGGGCAGGCGGTTCGGGAACCTGGTGCTGGCCGCGTCGGCGGTCGAGCTGCCCTTCGCCGAGGTCGCCCGGCGCTCGGCGTCGGCGGCGTTCCCCGCGCGCTGCCTGGCCGACGACGAGCTGAAGTCCTTGCGCGGCAAGGCAAAACCGCTCACCGATGGGGAGCCGGTGAGCGCGCCGGTGCCCCCGGACGACGCCTTCGGCCTGGCCGGACGGCGTTGA